One Candidatus Devosia phytovorans genomic window carries:
- a CDS encoding ABC transporter substrate-binding protein: MIFTQMTRKSTVSRMGRSAALAMILLSTSVLTGVTTQAFAQADENAVSGGEMTIIAGSDIKSWDPAITSGTFPGGPMDQLDAVYGFLVYVDLDGKVQGGMAESLTSDDATVWTLKLRPDVKFTDGNPYDAEAVVYNWTRAANPDTLAPAQPFVSSWIDGVEIIDPLTIQITLPVANRNFGSTLAQSAPFVGSPAALEAAGTDKAAIKPVGAGAFLFQTWDQGISLSFTRNPDYWDAPRPYLDTLKFAIIPETNSRISTVVQGGAQMMAGYPYQFGANAEAAGIATHEIPIPGLYRAYFNQTAGSFTDHRAREAFYRAVDPARLLQAHTQMEGYTIPTNYFTQSSPFYEPAYTLPTYDPARAQELFNELAADGTPFKVKLVTYTNADLRRLASYLQQVLTAYENVEVELELVDQAMLKPQCQTQVNFDLCVDGGVLVANGAEPIISNLLKTGGVDNWGQYSSETMDGLLNQANQTMDDAEVKASYSEVQKVVAEDLPLYIFGSETRYLLMRDNTGGIVPSNGGILQKQYLYVCEDACAAE; the protein is encoded by the coding sequence ATGATTTTCACGCAGATGACCCGCAAGTCGACTGTGTCCCGAATGGGCCGCTCTGCCGCGCTTGCAATGATACTGCTCAGCACCTCCGTGCTGACCGGTGTGACCACCCAGGCTTTTGCCCAGGCCGACGAGAATGCCGTCAGCGGTGGCGAGATGACTATCATCGCCGGCTCCGACATCAAGAGCTGGGATCCGGCAATCACCTCGGGCACTTTCCCGGGCGGCCCGATGGACCAGCTCGATGCGGTTTATGGCTTCCTCGTTTACGTCGATCTGGACGGCAAGGTTCAGGGCGGCATGGCCGAAAGCCTGACCTCCGACGACGCCACCGTCTGGACCCTCAAGCTCCGCCCCGACGTCAAGTTCACCGACGGCAATCCCTATGACGCCGAGGCCGTCGTCTACAACTGGACCCGTGCCGCCAATCCCGACACGCTGGCGCCCGCGCAGCCCTTCGTCTCCTCCTGGATCGACGGTGTGGAGATCATCGACCCGCTGACCATCCAGATCACCCTGCCGGTCGCCAACCGCAACTTCGGTTCGACCCTGGCCCAGTCCGCGCCCTTCGTCGGCTCGCCCGCTGCTCTTGAAGCTGCTGGTACCGACAAGGCTGCCATCAAGCCGGTTGGCGCCGGTGCCTTCCTGTTCCAGACCTGGGACCAGGGCATTTCGCTGAGCTTCACTCGCAATCCCGACTATTGGGATGCGCCGCGCCCCTATCTCGATACCCTCAAGTTCGCCATCATCCCGGAAACCAACAGCCGTATCTCGACTGTGGTCCAGGGCGGCGCGCAGATGATGGCTGGCTATCCCTACCAGTTCGGCGCCAATGCCGAAGCGGCTGGCATTGCAACGCACGAAATCCCGATCCCGGGCCTCTACCGCGCCTATTTCAATCAGACGGCCGGTTCCTTCACCGACCATCGCGCCCGTGAAGCCTTCTACCGTGCCGTCGATCCGGCACGCCTGTTGCAGGCCCACACGCAGATGGAAGGCTATACGATCCCGACCAACTACTTCACGCAAAGCTCGCCCTTCTACGAGCCCGCCTACACGCTGCCGACCTACGATCCGGCCCGCGCGCAGGAACTGTTCAACGAACTGGCTGCCGATGGCACCCCGTTCAAGGTGAAGCTGGTCACCTATACCAATGCCGACCTCCGTCGCCTTGCCTCCTATTTGCAGCAGGTTTTGACGGCTTATGAGAATGTCGAAGTCGAGCTGGAGCTGGTCGATCAGGCCATGCTGAAGCCGCAGTGCCAGACCCAGGTCAACTTCGATCTCTGCGTTGACGGTGGCGTCCTCGTCGCCAATGGTGCCGAGCCCATCATCTCCAACCTGCTCAAGACCGGCGGCGTGGACAACTGGGGCCAGTATTCCAGCGAAACCATGGATGGCCTGCTCAACCAGGCTAACCAGACCATGGATGATGCCGAGGTCAAGGCGAGCTATTCGGAAGTCCAGAAGGTGGTGGCAGAAGACCTGCCGCTCTACATCTTCGGCTCGGAAACCCGCTACCTGCTGATGCGCGACAACACCGGCGGTATCGTGCCGTCCAACGGCGGCATCCTGCAGAAGCAGTATCTCTACGTCTGCGAAGACGCCTGCGCTGCAGAGTAA
- a CDS encoding UbiX family flavin prenyltransferase yields MKKRRMIVAITGASGACYGVRALEMLREIGGVETHLIISSAGIRTAMEEGVVNSADEIRALADVTYPHKDIGAAVASGSFKCEGMLVAPCSIKTLSAVANCYSDDLISRAADVCLKERRKLVLMVRETPLHAGHIGLMDTATRSGAIIMPPVPSFYTRPVTLDDLVSQTVGRALDLFDFDHPGVRRWKEDEQE; encoded by the coding sequence ATGAAAAAGCGCCGCATGATCGTTGCGATTACCGGTGCATCCGGTGCCTGCTACGGCGTGCGGGCGCTTGAAATGCTGCGCGAAATTGGCGGCGTCGAGACGCATCTCATCATTTCCAGCGCCGGCATCCGCACGGCCATGGAAGAAGGGGTCGTCAATTCTGCTGACGAAATTCGTGCGCTGGCCGATGTCACCTATCCCCACAAGGATATCGGTGCCGCGGTGGCCTCGGGCTCGTTCAAATGCGAGGGGATGCTCGTCGCGCCCTGTTCGATCAAGACGCTGAGTGCCGTCGCCAATTGCTATTCCGACGACCTGATCTCGCGGGCCGCCGATGTGTGCCTCAAGGAGCGGCGCAAGTTGGTGCTCATGGTGCGCGAAACCCCTTTGCATGCTGGTCACATTGGCTTGATGGACACCGCGACGCGGAGCGGCGCGATTATCATGCCGCCGGTGCCCAGCTTCTACACCCGTCCGGTCACGCTTGACGATCTGGTCAGCCAAACCGTCGGGCGTGCGCTTGATCTGTTCGACTTCGATCATCCCGGGGTCCGGCGATGGAAAGAAGACGAGCAGGAGTAG
- a CDS encoding UbiD family decarboxylase has product MATRAQIADLHDIVNARPAASGDQSCRPMMEQLAKRGELLVIDEEVDPVHDLSALFSLVHDTHALQANKIKGSDMPVFGNLLSDRERIGMALGVAPEAIQSTLLESVKRPVAPILVDNAPVQEEEFTDGVLARLPVPTFFAKETGPYISAGMMVALDPETGLGNASYARLKVLSDTDCLIGIAPNHHLAIMARKAAAMGKPLPFAVVLGAHPAIQLAACLYLGLGDDELHCAGALLGEPVRVAKCRTSDVLVPADAEIVLEGFIHADEPIEEGYVSEYHGMYEDYGVGVRASFHRLTKRHDAMFQVIEPGYHAEHIYLGAIPIAASLKAQLARSILNVGEVAVTAAGSGRNNVVVQINNPRPGQARRAMAICWGAVSIIKNITIVDGDVDPWDTEAVELAKSTRMRAERDILIVTDLPADRSEPQEAGGVVAKVGYDATIRPSDRKEGFDKALPPEASYERMRAVLSRTKAQG; this is encoded by the coding sequence ATGGCGACGAGAGCCCAGATCGCGGACCTCCATGACATCGTCAACGCCCGCCCAGCAGCGTCCGGCGACCAGTCCTGCCGGCCGATGATGGAGCAACTGGCCAAGCGTGGGGAATTGCTCGTCATCGACGAAGAGGTCGATCCTGTCCATGACCTGTCTGCGCTCTTCTCGCTCGTCCATGATACGCATGCTTTGCAGGCCAACAAGATCAAGGGCAGCGATATGCCGGTCTTCGGCAATCTGCTGTCGGACCGGGAACGCATCGGCATGGCGCTCGGCGTTGCGCCCGAGGCCATCCAATCGACGCTCCTGGAGTCGGTGAAGCGACCGGTGGCCCCCATCCTCGTCGACAATGCCCCGGTCCAGGAGGAGGAATTCACCGACGGGGTGCTGGCGCGGTTGCCTGTCCCGACCTTCTTTGCCAAGGAAACCGGCCCCTATATCAGTGCCGGCATGATGGTGGCGCTCGATCCGGAGACCGGACTTGGCAACGCCTCCTATGCCCGGCTCAAGGTATTGAGCGATACCGACTGCCTGATCGGCATTGCGCCCAACCATCACCTGGCCATCATGGCGCGCAAGGCTGCCGCCATGGGCAAGCCGCTGCCCTTCGCCGTTGTGCTGGGCGCCCATCCCGCTATCCAGCTTGCTGCCTGTCTCTATCTGGGCCTGGGCGACGACGAGCTACATTGCGCTGGCGCGCTGCTGGGCGAGCCCGTCCGTGTCGCCAAATGCAGGACGAGCGACGTGTTGGTCCCTGCAGATGCTGAAATTGTCCTCGAAGGCTTCATCCACGCCGATGAGCCGATCGAAGAAGGTTATGTCTCTGAATACCACGGCATGTACGAAGATTACGGTGTTGGTGTCCGCGCCAGCTTCCACCGCCTGACCAAGCGCCATGATGCAATGTTCCAGGTGATTGAGCCCGGCTATCACGCCGAGCACATCTATCTGGGCGCCATCCCGATTGCCGCCAGCCTCAAGGCGCAGCTCGCCCGCTCCATTCTCAATGTCGGCGAGGTCGCCGTCACTGCTGCTGGTTCGGGTCGCAACAATGTCGTGGTGCAGATAAACAACCCGCGTCCGGGCCAGGCGCGTCGTGCCATGGCGATCTGCTGGGGTGCGGTCAGCATCATCAAGAACATCACCATCGTGGATGGCGACGTTGATCCCTGGGACACCGAGGCGGTGGAGCTGGCCAAGTCGACGCGCATGCGCGCCGAGCGCGACATCCTGATCGTCACCGACCTGCCGGCGGATCGTTCGGAGCCACAGGAGGCTGGCGGCGTGGTCGCCAAGGTCGGTTACGACGCCACCATTCGTCCGTCTGATCGCAAGGAAGGCTTTGACAAAGCCCTGCCGCCCGAAGCCTCCTATGAGCGCATGCGCGCCGTTCTGTCCCGCACCAAGGCACAGGGCTGA
- a CDS encoding D-2-hydroxyacid dehydrogenase — translation MHVHIQNRPRDHFVPLTAELVHEATKGSAHRFTISDDDDGFAQAALTMEVLVTTSDQVLARFPSPAPSLKAVFLKHAGVDALIDVNPLPAGIMLLNNSGAHAEKAGQYVLMAALMLQNGLPIYLGQQHDRIWLPHFSGTLSGKRVSILGVGGLGSAAAKALSPYSVHLTGIRSQPRPHSAFDRILPFEALDDALPQTDILVLAAPLTALTRHVMNARRLALLPPHAGIINISRGELIEEAALIETLNRRGLAGAILDVTATEPPAPDDPLWTCPNLVLTPHVSATDMGTYARQTIRILLENLEDMTAGRPARNRVDLVRGY, via the coding sequence ATGCATGTGCATATCCAGAATCGTCCACGAGACCATTTTGTGCCCCTTACTGCCGAACTCGTACATGAGGCGACCAAGGGCAGCGCTCATCGCTTCACGATCAGCGATGATGATGACGGCTTCGCCCAGGCCGCACTCACGATGGAAGTGCTGGTCACGACATCGGACCAAGTCCTGGCGCGCTTTCCCAGTCCCGCACCAAGTCTCAAGGCGGTTTTTCTGAAGCACGCAGGTGTCGACGCCTTGATTGACGTCAATCCCCTGCCTGCCGGCATCATGCTGCTCAACAACAGCGGTGCCCACGCAGAAAAAGCTGGCCAGTATGTGCTGATGGCCGCGCTGATGCTGCAAAACGGTTTGCCAATCTATCTCGGCCAGCAACATGACCGGATTTGGCTGCCCCATTTTTCCGGAACATTATCTGGCAAGCGGGTTTCCATTCTTGGTGTTGGTGGCTTGGGATCGGCGGCGGCCAAGGCCCTAAGCCCTTATTCCGTGCATCTGACGGGCATCAGGAGTCAGCCCAGACCGCATTCAGCATTTGACCGCATCCTGCCGTTTGAGGCGTTGGATGACGCCCTGCCTCAAACTGACATCCTGGTGCTTGCTGCACCCCTAACCGCTCTGACGCGGCACGTGATGAATGCACGCCGACTGGCGCTGTTGCCGCCCCATGCCGGTATCATCAATATATCGCGCGGTGAGCTGATTGAGGAGGCCGCCTTGATCGAGACGCTCAATCGACGCGGACTGGCCGGGGCCATTCTGGACGTAACGGCAACGGAGCCCCCTGCCCCTGACGACCCGCTCTGGACCTGCCCCAATCTGGTGCTCACACCGCATGTGTCGGCAACGGACATGGGCACCTATGCTAGGCAGACGATACGAATCCTTTTGGAAAATCTCGAGGACATGACCGCCGGGCGCCCTGCGCGCAACAGGGTCGACCTGGTCCGTGGCTACTGA
- a CDS encoding PAS domain S-box protein, producing the protein MTSLGSREHWAPHLEVLIDLMMDSRQPMFVAAGPELLMIYNDAYGTMLSDKHPQAFGAPFRRVFADIIGQLEPSLQRVLAGAQEIMVDQHCTLPWRENMPEGWFTATWTPTRDEQGEVAGFVGIITETTDQHLMMVRLRANEDSQSFLLKLTDALRPPGDAAETSAEIQQVEDVAEGTWAPVERTRIETALRNSEARYRSLFETMGQGYIENELIRDANGRAVDYRTKMVNPQFERLTGVPADEAVGRTARELVKELDPAWLETYERVVRTGEPEQFEREEPAFGRWFNVQAYHLAGDRFAILYDDITDRKRAEAALRDNQAALAIELANTSLLRDLAIRSVTEGSEQALYDEILSAAISITQSQAGTVQVYEPETRSLALLVTRNFRSNMTEHFHRVDAASNTACGIALRTGQRTIIDFDDETDLACVMHVEAGYRSAQATPLLSRTGAPIGMLNTHWSEPQHRPTEQQLRYLDLLARQAADMIEQRDAQKALRESEERQAFLLKLTDVLRPMADPIAVQEAAAALLGRYLGASRTFYLEVELEAGVEYVVATRDFHQEDVPSVVGRYPRNSFGDYVGEAMRAGRTLSIADSEAHPGLTEAERGAYRSMVVRSFAVVSLIKDGKNVAGMVLHQVGARAWTPFEIGLLEETAERTWAAVERARAEAALRESEARFQQFADASAGALWIRDAATLKMEYVSPAISIIYGVEPETFLNGVEVWASSIVPEDRETALRHIEQAREGKAVVHEFRIQRANDLAFRWIRNTDFPLYDGRGLVERIGGIAEDVTEVRLAVEHQGVLLHELQHRVRNIMGIIRSIGNRSAGGAASVEDYRTTLEGRMLALARVQAVLTREANAGGSLRDIIKSEVAVQAHHQQQCELIGPDIMLSPKSVEVLTLAFHELSTNALKYGAFSIAEGRLVVRWAPFEKRGNQWLGIDWVEEGVPPGAPSGRRGYGSELIEARIPYELGGTGKIGFESDGAQCRIEFPLTYTESILETDSPMPTTMFGGTTDMTGAPDLTGRTILVVEDDYYLASDTAAALRGAGAKVLGPCPSEDAAMGMLNETAPSHAVLDLNLGGGGPEFRLARVLKQKGIPFIFLTGYDPEVIPLELTGVTRLQKPVPFKAIVEAVSQL; encoded by the coding sequence ATGACCTCCCTGGGGTCGCGTGAGCATTGGGCACCTCACCTCGAGGTGCTGATCGATCTCATGATGGACTCGCGACAGCCGATGTTCGTGGCTGCCGGACCTGAGCTGCTGATGATCTACAATGACGCTTATGGGACCATGCTGTCCGACAAGCATCCGCAGGCGTTTGGCGCCCCATTCCGCAGGGTTTTTGCAGATATCATAGGCCAGTTGGAGCCTTCGCTGCAGCGGGTCCTGGCGGGTGCCCAGGAGATTATGGTCGACCAGCACTGCACCTTGCCCTGGCGCGAGAATATGCCGGAGGGCTGGTTTACCGCGACATGGACGCCGACGCGGGACGAACAGGGTGAAGTCGCGGGATTTGTCGGCATCATTACGGAGACGACGGACCAGCACCTCATGATGGTGCGGCTGCGCGCAAACGAGGACAGTCAGTCCTTCCTGCTCAAGCTTACCGACGCGTTGCGGCCGCCTGGCGACGCTGCGGAGACCAGTGCGGAGATTCAGCAGGTTGAGGATGTTGCCGAAGGCACTTGGGCACCAGTCGAGCGAACCCGGATCGAGACGGCTCTGCGCAACAGCGAAGCAAGGTATCGCTCCCTGTTCGAGACCATGGGCCAGGGATATATCGAGAATGAACTGATCCGCGACGCCAACGGGCGCGCCGTGGACTACCGCACCAAAATGGTCAATCCACAATTTGAGCGGCTAACCGGCGTTCCCGCGGACGAAGCGGTCGGCCGCACTGCGCGAGAGCTTGTCAAGGAACTCGATCCTGCGTGGCTCGAGACCTATGAACGGGTTGTCCGGACCGGCGAGCCCGAACAGTTCGAGCGCGAGGAACCAGCGTTTGGCCGGTGGTTCAACGTTCAGGCCTACCACCTCGCTGGCGACCGTTTTGCGATCCTCTATGACGACATCACCGACCGCAAGCGCGCCGAGGCAGCATTGCGGGATAATCAGGCCGCGCTGGCGATCGAACTCGCCAACACCAGTCTCCTGCGCGACCTCGCGATACGGTCGGTGACGGAGGGTAGCGAACAGGCGCTCTACGACGAGATACTGAGCGCGGCGATCTCCATTACGCAGTCGCAGGCGGGCACCGTGCAGGTCTACGAGCCCGAGACCAGGTCTCTCGCGTTGCTGGTGACGCGAAACTTCAGGTCCAACATGACCGAGCATTTCCACCGCGTCGACGCAGCAAGCAATACCGCCTGTGGCATCGCGTTACGCACCGGGCAGCGCACCATTATCGATTTCGACGACGAAACCGACCTCGCCTGTGTCATGCATGTCGAGGCGGGATATCGCTCTGCGCAGGCGACGCCGCTGCTGTCTCGCACGGGTGCGCCGATCGGCATGCTGAACACGCATTGGAGCGAACCGCAGCATCGACCAACCGAGCAGCAGCTTCGCTACCTCGACCTGCTGGCGCGGCAGGCCGCTGACATGATCGAGCAGCGCGATGCGCAAAAGGCGTTGCGCGAAAGCGAAGAACGTCAAGCCTTCCTGCTCAAGCTAACTGACGTGCTTCGGCCAATGGCTGATCCTATCGCCGTGCAGGAAGCGGCTGCTGCACTGCTGGGCCGATACCTCGGCGCGTCGAGGACATTCTACTTGGAAGTCGAGCTCGAGGCTGGCGTCGAATACGTCGTCGCCACTAGAGACTTTCACCAGGAGGACGTACCCAGCGTCGTCGGCCGGTACCCGAGAAACAGCTTCGGTGACTACGTCGGCGAGGCGATGCGGGCCGGTCGCACCCTCAGCATCGCGGATTCCGAGGCGCATCCGGGACTGACCGAGGCAGAGCGCGGAGCCTACCGGAGCATGGTCGTCCGATCCTTCGCCGTGGTGTCGCTGATCAAGGACGGGAAGAATGTTGCCGGCATGGTGTTGCATCAAGTAGGAGCACGAGCCTGGACGCCGTTCGAGATCGGCCTTCTGGAGGAGACTGCCGAGCGCACATGGGCGGCAGTCGAACGCGCCCGGGCCGAAGCGGCGCTGCGGGAGAGCGAGGCACGGTTCCAGCAATTCGCCGATGCCTCTGCCGGCGCTTTGTGGATTCGCGACGCGGCGACCCTGAAGATGGAATATGTCAGCCCGGCCATTTCCATCATCTACGGTGTCGAACCAGAGACCTTCCTGAACGGGGTCGAGGTATGGGCCTCGTCGATCGTGCCCGAGGATCGTGAAACGGCCTTGCGCCACATCGAGCAGGCGCGCGAGGGCAAGGCTGTCGTTCATGAATTCCGCATTCAGCGGGCCAACGACCTTGCCTTCCGCTGGATCAGAAACACGGACTTTCCACTGTATGACGGGCGAGGCCTGGTGGAACGCATCGGCGGCATCGCCGAGGACGTGACGGAGGTCAGGCTGGCAGTCGAGCACCAGGGTGTCCTGCTGCACGAACTGCAGCATCGCGTTCGCAACATCATGGGAATCATCCGCTCCATCGGCAACCGTAGCGCCGGTGGTGCAGCCTCCGTGGAGGATTACCGGACAACACTTGAAGGACGAATGCTGGCTTTGGCGCGGGTTCAGGCGGTGTTGACTCGAGAAGCAAATGCTGGCGGATCGCTACGCGACATCATCAAAAGCGAGGTGGCAGTCCAGGCCCATCACCAGCAGCAATGCGAACTCATTGGACCCGACATCATGCTGTCGCCGAAATCCGTCGAAGTGCTGACGCTGGCCTTCCATGAACTTTCGACAAACGCCCTCAAATATGGCGCCTTCTCGATAGCGGAAGGCCGGCTTGTCGTGCGCTGGGCGCCTTTCGAAAAGCGAGGCAACCAATGGCTCGGCATAGACTGGGTCGAGGAAGGCGTGCCGCCAGGAGCACCATCCGGACGCCGGGGCTATGGCAGCGAGTTGATCGAGGCTCGCATACCCTATGAACTGGGTGGCACTGGCAAGATCGGCTTCGAGTCTGATGGCGCGCAATGCCGGATAGAGTTCCCGCTCACCTATACCGAGAGCATTCTTGAAACCGATAGCCCCATGCCGACGACGATGTTCGGGGGAACCACCGACATGACCGGAGCGCCGGACCTGACAGGACGGACAATCCTGGTCGTGGAGGACGACTACTATCTGGCGTCCGACACGGCAGCTGCCTTGCGCGGTGCCGGGGCGAAGGTGCTCGGACCGTGCCCCAGCGAGGACGCGGCAATGGGCATGCTTAATGAGACGGCGCCCAGCCATGCCGTTCTCGATCTCAACCTTGGCGGCGGTGGACCGGAGTTCCGTTTGGCCCGGGTGCTGAAGCAAAAAGGCATCCCATTCATCTTTCTCACGGGCTACGATCCGGAGGTTATTCCGCTTGAACTCACGGGCGTCACGCGGCTGCAAAAACCGGTTCCGTTCAAGGCGATCGTTGAAGCCGTAAGTCAGCTTTGA
- a CDS encoding response regulator, which produces MPEAVLTGMRILVVEDEYLLAEDIREELEAAGALVLGPVANLRRALDLIDDTLTIDGAVLDMNLAGEMVFPAADLLIGRGVPLIFTTGYHEATVPPEYAHIVLCGKPLERGEVAATIHDLVHANSS; this is translated from the coding sequence ATGCCTGAAGCTGTACTGACGGGAATGCGCATCCTTGTCGTCGAAGACGAATACCTTCTCGCTGAGGACATCCGGGAGGAGCTCGAAGCAGCCGGAGCACTCGTCCTGGGTCCTGTTGCAAACTTGCGCCGTGCTTTGGATCTGATCGACGATACCTTGACCATCGACGGGGCTGTGCTCGACATGAATTTGGCCGGAGAGATGGTTTTCCCTGCCGCTGACCTTCTGATTGGGCGCGGTGTACCCCTCATTTTCACCACGGGTTATCACGAGGCAACGGTCCCTCCGGAATACGCCCATATCGTCCTGTGCGGAAAACCTTTGGAGCGGGGCGAGGTTGCCGCGACCATCCATGATCTCGTGCATGCCAACAGCAGTTGA
- a CDS encoding alkene reductase, translating into MAQDVLFNPLQLGAIALKHRVVMAPLTRMRAKQPGDIPYALNAEYYGQRASDGGLQITEATDINPFTKGYVWVPGIFTAEQVQGWKAVTEAVHAKGGFIFNQIWHVGRISHTLLQPNCVLPVAPSAIAAPGNTSDAQGNSVPYETPRALELDEIAAITKDFVQAARNAREAGFDGVEVHGANGYLIDQFLNDGSNQRTDQYGGSIENRARFLLEVVDAVGAAIGTDRMGVRLSPWSGIQGMQDSSGVALWEYVVRELGKRKIAYLHLIEPRSDFTNDEKPLDVSAPDVASLFRKAFGGPVISAGGFVPETAAEAVSAGKSDAVAFGRPFIANPDLPQRIKVGAALNKHVRATFYGGGAEGYTDYPFMVAID; encoded by the coding sequence ATGGCTCAAGACGTCCTCTTTAATCCGCTGCAACTCGGTGCGATCGCGCTTAAGCATCGTGTCGTCATGGCCCCCTTGACGCGCATGCGCGCCAAGCAGCCGGGCGACATCCCGTACGCGCTTAATGCCGAGTATTATGGCCAGCGTGCCAGCGACGGTGGGCTGCAGATCACAGAAGCGACCGACATCAACCCCTTCACCAAGGGCTATGTCTGGGTGCCAGGCATCTTCACCGCTGAACAGGTCCAAGGCTGGAAAGCTGTCACAGAGGCCGTGCATGCCAAGGGTGGCTTCATTTTTAACCAGATCTGGCATGTGGGTCGGATTTCGCACACGCTTCTGCAACCGAACTGCGTGCTGCCGGTGGCGCCTTCGGCGATTGCGGCGCCGGGCAACACCTCTGACGCTCAAGGCAATTCGGTACCCTATGAAACCCCGCGTGCGCTTGAACTCGACGAGATTGCAGCGATTACAAAGGACTTCGTGCAGGCGGCTCGCAATGCGCGTGAGGCAGGCTTTGACGGTGTCGAAGTCCATGGAGCGAATGGCTATCTGATCGATCAGTTCCTGAACGATGGAAGCAATCAGCGCACCGACCAATATGGTGGCTCCATCGAAAACCGCGCTCGCTTCCTGCTTGAAGTAGTCGATGCTGTGGGCGCCGCCATCGGCACAGACCGCATGGGTGTTCGACTTTCACCCTGGAGCGGCATTCAGGGCATGCAGGATTCCTCAGGCGTCGCGCTTTGGGAATATGTCGTCCGCGAACTGGGCAAGCGCAAGATCGCCTACCTGCACCTGATCGAGCCGCGTTCCGATTTCACCAACGACGAGAAGCCTTTGGATGTGAGTGCACCAGACGTTGCCTCATTGTTCAGGAAGGCCTTTGGCGGCCCCGTGATTTCTGCTGGTGGTTTCGTCCCAGAAACCGCAGCAGAGGCCGTTTCAGCCGGCAAGTCGGACGCTGTCGCCTTTGGTCGGCCCTTCATTGCCAATCCGGATTTGCCGCAGCGCATCAAGGTTGGCGCAGCCCTGAACAAGCATGTGCGGGCGACATTCTATGGCGGCGGAGCCGAAGGCTACACTGACTATCCGTTCATGGTGGCGATCGACTAA
- a CDS encoding LysR family transcriptional regulator, which yields MDTQALDVFLNAARTGSLSGAARHLKLTPMAATRRLASLEDELGVRLFNRTSRSLSLTPEGEAFHPFAVEMVDAHEAAKASLSPDVRGATGLLRVTAPITLGRKRIMPIVRDLLDENPALRIDLDLSDAMVDIVAAGIDLAVRIAPLKDSGLIARKLADNPKHIYAAPSYLAARGAPKTINDLANHECLTFPNFTHWEFLADGKERTVRVDGRFSSSGVDGFLAACVAGLGLAQLSAWDVRDELESGDLVLVDIAGTTPRDLAIWGVYPSRRKVLPKIRVFLDRLQESLA from the coding sequence GTGGACACGCAAGCACTCGATGTTTTCCTGAATGCGGCCCGTACAGGTAGCCTCTCAGGTGCGGCGCGCCACCTCAAGCTTACACCCATGGCAGCAACACGGCGGCTTGCTTCCCTTGAGGACGAGCTGGGGGTGCGTCTGTTCAATCGAACATCGCGGTCATTATCCCTTACGCCGGAAGGAGAGGCCTTCCATCCGTTCGCGGTCGAAATGGTGGACGCGCATGAGGCTGCCAAGGCATCTTTGTCGCCAGATGTCAGAGGGGCGACGGGCCTGCTGCGCGTGACAGCGCCAATTACCCTGGGTCGCAAGAGGATCATGCCGATTGTCCGCGACCTGCTCGATGAGAATCCCGCTCTGCGAATTGACCTCGACCTGAGCGACGCCATGGTCGATATCGTGGCGGCAGGCATCGATCTGGCTGTACGTATCGCACCGCTGAAAGATTCCGGTCTGATCGCCAGAAAACTAGCCGACAATCCCAAGCATATTTATGCCGCTCCATCCTATCTGGCGGCGCGAGGTGCGCCGAAGACCATCAATGATTTGGCCAACCATGAGTGCCTGACATTCCCCAATTTCACTCATTGGGAGTTTCTGGCCGATGGAAAGGAAAGAACCGTGCGCGTCGATGGACGTTTTTCGTCCAGTGGTGTCGATGGCTTCCTTGCTGCGTGCGTTGCAGGGTTGGGCCTGGCTCAGCTATCGGCTTGGGACGTCAGGGACGAGCTTGAAAGCGGTGACTTGGTGCTGGTCGACATCGCCGGCACCACGCCGAGGGACCTGGCGATCTGGGGCGTGTATCCTTCCCGCAGGAAGGTACTTCCAAAAATCAGGGTTTTCTTGGACCGTCTGCAAGAGAGCCTGGCGTAA